Proteins encoded within one genomic window of Neodiprion fabricii isolate iyNeoFabr1 chromosome 6, iyNeoFabr1.1, whole genome shotgun sequence:
- the LOC124184652 gene encoding persulfide dioxygenase ETHE1, mitochondrial, whose product MRSLLVGFHRQCRAAKNILNYRITIRSQHQQVANFVLTEPIQFSRDFLFRQLFDPVSSTYTYLLGDVTKREAILIDPVIEHAERDANMINELGLCLKYAVNTHMHADHITGTGKLKILLPSCRSMISRASGAEADILLNPQDNIEFGRHQLKVLPTPGHTEGCVTYVCHEQGIAFTGDTLLIRGCGRTDFQGGSSATLYKSVHSVIFNFPLNYRLYPAHDYTGRTVTTVGEEKVYNPRLSKSLDEFIHIMENLNLPYPKMIDKAVPANKICGLFELDEQKNM is encoded by the exons ATGCGCTCACTTCTGGTCGGGTTCCACCGACAATGTCGGGcagccaaaaatattttaaactacCGAATCACAATTCGATCTCAACACCAACAAGTtgcgaattttgttttgacagAGCCGATACAATTTTCGAGGGACTTTTTGTTTCGGCAG ttATTCGACCCTGTATCTAGCACATACACTTATTTGCTTGGCGACGTTACAAAAAGAGAAGCAATACTGATAGACCCGGTCATCGAGCATGCTGAGCGTGATGCAAACATGATAAATGAACTGGGACTTTGCCTGAAATATGCAG TGAATACTCATATGCATGCAGACCACATTACCGGTACCGGAAAATTGAAGATTCTTTTACCTAGCTGCCGATCAATGATATCGCGTGCTAGTGGCGCTGAAGCTGATATATTACTGAACCCTCAAGACAATATAGAATTTGGAAGGCATCAGCTCAAAGTCTTACCAACTCCGGGTCACACTGAAG GCTGCGTCACATACGTTTGTCACGAACAGGGAATCGCCTTCACTGGCGACACTCTTCTGATACGTGGATGTGGACGAACTGATTTTCAG GGTGGTTCTTCAGCGACTCTCTACAAATCTGTACATTccgtgatttttaattttccgttGAACTATAGATTATATCCGGCGCACGACTACACTGGAAGAACTGTGACAACGGTGGGTGAAGAAAAGGTGTACAACCCACGATTGAGTAAATCTTTGGACGAGTTTATTCATATAATGGAAAACCTAAATCTGCCTTATCCCAAGATGATTG ATAAAGCAGTCCCTGCAAATAAAATTTGCGGATTATTTGAGCTTGATGAacagaaaaatatgtaa